The sequence below is a genomic window from Novosphingobium sp. KACC 22771.
ACAAGGGATTGTTCGAAAAGGCTCTTGATCGACTCCCGGCCAAACAGGCGCAGCCATTGCGGGCGGGCATCAAGGCTCCACAACCTTTCGCTGTCGGGGCTGCGCAGCCATTGCAGATCGTCGGGCAACGGGCCGGGCGCGAAATGCCCGTCCCATGGCTGCTCCGGCCAGGGGCAGGAGGGCAGAGGCGGGAGCGGCGGATGGGGGTCGGGCTGCGCGCCGGGCGTCAGGCTGCGCAGCCAGCCATCCTCACACCAGCGCATCGGCTGGATCGCCGTTTCGCGCCCCAGCGGACAACGCGCCAGACCGGGCAGAGGCCGCCCGCACAGATAGGCCAGCCACGGGCTGCCATCGGGCAATTCGACCAGATCGCCATGCCCTGCACGTGTGATCGCGCCTTCCTGTTGCCCGGCGGCGGTCAGCACCGCGCCATCGGGGTGGGTTTCATAGGGGCCGCCGATCGACCGGCTGCGCGCCATGACCACCGCGTGGTTCCATCCTGTCCCGCCCTCGGCCACCAGCAGGTGATACCAGCCATCGCGTTTGTAGAGATGCGGCCCCTCGGTAAAGCCGCGCTCCGTCCCGCGATAGATCAGCCGCCGTTCACCCTTCAGGCCCAGCGTCTGCTTGTCCACTTCCTGCAGGACGATGCCGCCGAAACGCCCCCGGTCGGGCCGGTGATCCCACAGCATGTTGAGCAGCCAGCAGCGCCCGTCATCATCATGGAACAGGGCCGGATCAAAGCCACTGCTGTTCAAATGGACCGGATCGGACCATGGCCCCTCAATGCTGGGCGCGGTGACCAGATAATTGTGAAAATCGCGCATCGAGGCGCCATGCGCCCCGTTCACCGTGGTCAGCCCGTAGCGCTTCACATCGGTATAGACCAGCCAGAAGCGCCCATCGGCATAGGTCAGATCGGGGGCCCAGACACCGCAGGAATCGGGGTTGCCGCGCATGTCGAGCTGATCCGCGCGCGCCAGCGGCCGGTTGGCCAGACGCCAGTGGACCAGATCGCGGCTGTGATGGATCTGAACGCCGGGAAACCATTCAAAGGTGGAGGTGGCGATATAGAAATCCTGATCCACGCGCAGGATGGACGGATCAGGGTTGAAGCCGCGCAGGATGGGATTGGCGAAACTGTTCATGATGGCTTGCGTACCAGGGTCCAGAGCAGCCCGGCGCCGATCAGATCGAGGCAGCCAAGCAGCATGAAAAACGGGGAATAGCCGAGCCGGTCGACCAGACTGCCCAGCAGGAGCGAAAAGATCAGCACGCCGAGATTGGCCGAAAGGCCGGCAAAACCGGCCACCGTGCCAACCTCGTTGCGGGGGAAGAGATCGGAGGCCATGGTGATGATCGTGACCGAGAGCGTTTGATGCGCAAAACCGGCGAGGCACAGCAGCGCCACGGCCGCATAGGGATCGGCGACCAGACCGACAAAGCCGATACCCGTCATCATCAGCGCGCCCAGTGTGAAGGTGAGCCGCCGCGCGTCAATCAGCACCACCCCGCGCCGCTGGAGCCATGCCGCAACCGCCGGGCCGAACAGACAGCCCAGATCCGCCGCCAGAAAAGGCAGCCAGCCGAACAGCGCCAGATGGGCCATGTCAAACCCGCGCTCGCGCGCCAGATAAAGCGGCAGCCACAGCGAGAGCATGCCCCACACCGGATCGGCCAGCAGGCGCGGCAGGGCAATGCCCCACAGACTGCGCCGGGACAGCAATTGGCGAATGGGGGTGGGCGGCGCGTCGGATTGCAGATGCGCTTCTTGCCCTTCGGCGATGGTGGCACGCTCCTGCGCGCTGACGCCGCGATGGCGGTCGAGCGGCGCATACCAGCGCAGCCAGAGCAGCGACCACACCAGCCCCAGAGCGCCTGCCACGGCAAAGGCGAGGCGCCAACTGCCCGCATAGACCGCCCAGGCCACCAGCGGTGGCGCCAGCACCGCACCAAATGATGCGCCGATATTATAAATGCCGCCCGCAAGGCCCCGTTCGCGCGCGGGAAACCATTCGGCCACCAGCTTTTGCCCTGCAGGCTGGGCCGAGCCTTCGGCAAAGCCCAGAACGAGGCGCAGCGCGGCAAAGCTGAACCAGCCGCGCGCCAGCATATGACCCAGGGTAATGACCGACCAGCCGATGGCAAACAGCGCAAAACCCAGTTTCAGCCCCAGACGGTCCAATACGAAACCCGCGATGGGTTGCAGCATGACGCCCAGTTGCATTGCGCCTGTGATCCAGCCGTATTGCGCGTTGGAAATCCCTTGCTGGGCCAGCACGACCGGTGCGGCCACGCCCATCACCGAGCGCGCCAGATAGTTGATGATCATCGCGCCGACGAACAGCGCGAGCACCATCCAGCGCGTTTTGCGCCAAACTGCCTTGCCGGGATTGCCGGGCGTCACGTGTTTTGCATTCCGGATGCGATGCACAGCGCCTGATGCGGCGCGTGGCGTGATGATGCGAAGCGGCATGATAACGTAAACATAAATTCTTTCAGATCCACCCGATATCGCCTTCTATCCAGCGATTGCGTCACATCTTATCAAGAGTTTTTTGAAGAATACAACCCAAAAATCGCCCAATTGACAGGCGGGACCTTCGGCGTTACGAATCATGTTAACGTTAACGACGTTGGGGCCAAAAAGACGGGCAATATTCGTCACCAAGGCGCTGGCGCAAAACGTCCGCCCGTTCGGCATCTGCAAAAAATAAATGTCCTGGAGAGGTTCATGAGCCTGAAAACAGCCAAGCATCACAACATCCTTTTGTGCAGCAGCGCCTTGCGCGTCGCGGCGCTGGCCCTCGGCCTTCTGCCTGCCGCCGCCTTGGCGCAGCAGCCTGCACGCAGCGGGGCGCCCGATTCGCCGCAGGAGACCGCAAAACTCGACCGCGAAATCGTCGTCACCGGCACCCGCATCACGGCCAGCGGCTTCAAGGCACCGACGCCCACGACCATTCTGGATGCGTCCAGCCTGAACGCCAATGCCCAGCCCAATGTCTTTACCACCATCGCGCAATTGCCCTCGCTGCAGGGCTCGACCGGCACGCAGGTCAACACGTTCAGCACATCGAGCGGCCAGCAGGGGCTCAGCTCTTTCTCGCTGCGCGGCGTGGGCGCGATCCGCACGCTGACGCTGCTGGACGGCCAGCGCGTGGTGGGCGCCAATGTCACCGGCGTTCCCGACATCAGCCTGTTTCCGCAATTGCTGATCCAGCGGGTCGATGTGGTCAATGGCGGCGCTTCGGCCTCCTATGGTTCGGATGCCGTCGGCGGGGTGGTCAATTTCATCACCGACGGCCATTTCAAGGGCCTGAAGGGCAATGTGCAGGGCGGCATCACCACCTATGGCGATGATGCCCAGTATCAGGTGCAATTGGCCGGAGGCACCAGCTTCCTGCAGGACCGCCTGCATGTGGTCGGTAGCGTGGAATACAGCAACGAGGCCGGTATCGGTGGCGGCGATTTCGGCACCGCTCTGGCCAATGGCCGCAACTGGTTCACCCAGACGGCGCAGATCAACCGGGGCGTTCTGAATGACGGATCGCCGCAATATGTCGTGCGCGATCAGGCCCAATCGATCTCTTTCACCAAATATGGCCTGATCACGGCGGGCCCGCTCCAGGGCATCGCCTTTGACGCGCGCGGCAATCCGTTTCAGTTCCAGTACGGCTCGGGCGGGGTGCCCCTGCGCGATGCGGCGGGCACGGTGTCGGGATGCTATCCCGGCTTTTGCCTTGGCGGCGATCTGTCGGGCAATGTCGATGCGGGCCGCTCGCTGCAATCCAGCATCGAACGTCTCAACACCTATGGCCGCATTGGTCTTGAACTCGACAATCGCAACGAGATCTATCTGACCGTCAACGTCGGCAAGGTGAACACCCAAAACCAGCCGGTCAACGGGATGAACAAGCCGGGCCTGACCATTCAATGCGCCAATCCCTTTGTGCCCGCCATGGTCCAGAACGCCTGCACCAATGCCGGGATCACCAGCTTCCGCTTTGGCACCAGCAATGCCGCACTCGGCAATACGCAGGTCTATACCGAGCGGCGCCAGTATCGCTTCGTGCTGGGCGGCAAGGGCGCCTTTACGTTGGCGGGCAAGGACTGGAAATACGACATCTATGGCGAGCACGGCACCAATTACAGCGATATTGACGTCCGCAACATCCTGCTGACTTCGCGCTTCAATCAGGCCATTGACGCGATCTCGCTCAATGGCGCGATTGTCTGCCGCGATCCGGTGGCGCGGGCCAACGGTTGCCAACCGCTCAACATTCTGGGCGGACAGCCTTCGGCCGCCTCGCTCTCCTACGTCGTGCCGCAATATGGGCCGTATCAGCGCACCCGTCAGACCCAGGACGTGGCCAGCATCAGCTTCTCCGGTTCGCCGGTGGATCTGTGGGCCGGGCCGCTCTCGATCGCTTTTGGCGGGGAATTCCGCCATGAATTCTATCGCGTGGTGGCCGATCCTTATGGCGCGGGTTTTGCCAATACGCCCGCCGGGGGCAATTATCCGGCCGACCCCGTTCTGGTGGCGGGCGGCAACAACTGGCATGCGGGCAATTACAAGAATGGCGGCGGGGCCTATAGCGTCAAGGAAGGGTTCTTCGAGGCCAACCTGCCGGTCATCAATTCCGATGCCATGGGCCATGCCAATCTGAACGGCGCGGTGCGCGTCACCAATTACAGCACATCGGGCACGGTCACGGCGTGGAAAGTGGGCGGCACATGGGATCTGCCCATTGACGGCCTGCGCCTGCGCGGCGTGACATCGCGCGATGTGCGCGCGCCCAACCTGTCGGAAATGTTTGCCGCGCCGGTCACGACCACGCTGCCCAATTTCTTCGATCCGTTTCACAATACGACCACACTGGTCATCCAGAGCGTGGTGGGCAATCCCAACCTGAAGCCGGAAATTGCGCGCAACACCACCTTTGGCGTGGCGCTGGCCAATCCGTCATGGCTGCCGGGGCTCAATATCTCGTTTGACTATTACAAGCTCAAGCTCAACGGCGTGATTTCTTCGATCAGCGCCAATGACATGGTGCAATATTGCTATCAGAACGTGCTGCCCCAGACCTGCAATTCGTTCAATCTGAACAATCCGGTGGGCGGCAATTACATCAATGTTCAGCCTTTCAACCTCGCCTCGATCAAGACCGAGGGCTTTGACATCGAGGCCAGCTATCGCTGGCGCAACCCGCTGGGCCTGCCGGGCAATTTCACGCTGCGTGCGCTGGCCACCCATGTCATCAACTATATCACCGACACGGGCCTGCCCGGCACGATCCCCGTCGACAGCGCCGGGTCCAATCTTGGCAACACGCCACATTGGAAATGGCTGGCGGTGCAGAGCTATGACAATGACAAATTCTCGCTGATGGTTCAGGAGCGGTGGTTCAGCGACGGCACCTTTGCCAACAATTTCGTGGTGTGCAGCGCGGGAACCTGCCCGGCATCGACCGCCAACAACCCGACCATCGACCAGAATTTCATGGCCGGGGCCTTCTATCTGGACGCGGGCGGATCGGTCAACGTGACCAAGGAAATCACGGCCTATTTCAAGGTTGATAATGTGACCAACCGTTCGCCGGCGCGCAATTACATCTTCAACAATCCCGCGCTCTATGACCAGATCGGACGCGTGTTCCGCGCAGGCGTACGCTTCAAATACTGAGGTTGCGATGGTCCGGCCTGCCCCTCCTCCCTTCGGGCCGGATTAAACTGCGGGCGGGCCCTTACCCCGCCCGCCCTATGGCGCCATGGCGCGAAGGTTTGCCGCCCTTCGCGCCATGGCGTTGTTTTATGGATTTCCCGGCGCATAGGGAAAGGTCAGCGCCCTGTACCAACCCAGATCATGCGCCGGCGGCGCGCTCCCCGCGGGCAGGGGCAGGTGGTTGAGCGATTGCCAATAGGCGATGGAGGCATCACGCCACAATTGCGCATCGCGGCGCTGGATGGTCAGAAACACACGGGTCTTGTCAAACCTCTCGGCATCGACGGCGGGTTTTAAAGCCTGCCATTGCGCCTGCATCTTCTCGACCCCCGCCACGCCGCGATCATAGCGGCGCACCAGATCATCCCAGAGCGTCGCCCCATCTTTCATGCGATAGGTCCATGGCAGATGGTGAAACCACAGCAGATCCCGATCATCGGTGGTTTCCGGGCGGGCCAGTCGGGCCGCAATCGCCGGGGCGTATTGCGCGCTGGCATTGCTGCCGCTGGCGGTACGGTCAAAGCCGATGCCCTGCGCATCGGCGCGGTTGTAATAGACCGGGTTCCATTCCGGGCGAGCCAGCGTGTTGACCCATGGGCCGGGTCCGTAATGGCCATAAACGCTCATCTGATGGGCAAGGCCCAGCGGGGTCATGTAATCCACCGTCGCCTCGCGCGAGGGCATCATGATCGCGGCAACGGCATCGACCACCTTGGGCGCGGACGAGAAGGTCTGCGCCGCCCATTCGCGCGCGATGGCCTCTGGCGAGAGGTCGGGGTCCCACGCCAGACGGCCAAAGGCATACCAGTCCGCCTGATTGAAGATCGAGCCTGACCAGTCGCGGTTCGCGCCGATATTGGCCACGCCAGCAATGCCCGTCAGCCGGTGTCCGTCCAGCGAACCATCCACCACTCGCGCCACGGTGGAGCCTGCGCCCTTGGCTCTCGTATCGGCCTGCAAGGCTTCGGAAAACAGCGGGCCGAGGTAGGTGAGATGCGTGGATTGGCCCAGATATTCCTTGGTGATCTGGAACTCCATCATCAGATTGGTGCGCGGCATGGCGCCAAACAGCGGATGGAAAGGCTCGCGCGGCTGGAAATCGATGGCGCCGTTTTTGACCTGCACCAGCACATTGTCGGCAAACTGGCCGTCGAGCGGCTTGAACTCATTATAGGCCTGTTTGGCGCGATCCTCCGGATTGTCATGGGCATAGACAAAGGCCCGCCACATCACCACGCCGCCATGAGGCCGCAGCGCACCGGCCAGCATATTGGCCCCCTGCGCATGGGTGCGGTGATAATCGGCGGGGCCGGGCTGGCCCTCGCTGTTGGCCTTGACCAGAAAGCCGCCGAAGTCGGGGATGGCGCGATAGATTTCATCGGCCTTGGCCCGCCACCATGCGGCGACCGCCGGATCAAGCGGATCGGCCGTCTTCAGCCCGCCCAGCTCAATCGGCGCCGACCAACGCGCCGAAAGATAGACCCTGATCCCCCATGGCCGGAACACATCGGCCAGCGCCGCCGCCTTGGCGATATAGGGCGCGGTCAGGCTGTCGGCCTTGGCGTTCACATTGTTGAGCACCGCGCCATTGATGCCGACCGAGGCATTGGCCCGGGCATAGTCGGTGTAGATCGGATCGCGCCAATCGGGCAGGCGCCACCAGTCCCAGATCGAGGCCCCGGCATAGCCGCGCTCGACCGTGCCATCCAGATTGTCCCAATGGTCGAGCACGCGCAGCGCGATGCGCGGCGAGGACACCACATCCAGCCGCGCCATATCCGCCCCGCGATGCGCAAGACGCAAGTAATGAAACACGCCATAGAGCAGGCCCAGATCGGTGTTGGCGGCAATGCTGGTTTCGATGCGCCCGCCCAGCTTGCGGCTGGATAGCGCAAAGCCTTGCGCGCCCATACGGTCATAACGCGCAGGCCATGGCCCATCGGCAGGGGTGATCAGGCGAAACCGCCCCTGACGCAAAGGTGACGCAAGGCCGCGCCTGAGTTCGGCTATGGCCAGCGCCAGCGTCGGCCGAGCGCTGGCATCGGGGGCGGCAATGGCCGGCGCGTGTCCCGCCGCTTCGGGGGGATCGCGCAGCCAAAGTTGATGGCCATCCTCCGCCCGCGCGGCGCAGGGCAGCGACAGCAGGGATAGGGCGGCGGCCAGAGCGAGGGGCATGCGAAGGACCATGAGAAACCTGCATTTTGCAACAAGAAGGGGGCAGCAAATCGCGGGGCGCGAGGTCAATCCTGTCGGACCGGATTT
It includes:
- a CDS encoding glycoside hydrolase family 43 protein → MNSFANPILRGFNPDPSILRVDQDFYIATSTFEWFPGVQIHHSRDLVHWRLANRPLARADQLDMRGNPDSCGVWAPDLTYADGRFWLVYTDVKRYGLTTVNGAHGASMRDFHNYLVTAPSIEGPWSDPVHLNSSGFDPALFHDDDGRCWLLNMLWDHRPDRGRFGGIVLQEVDKQTLGLKGERRLIYRGTERGFTEGPHLYKRDGWYHLLVAEGGTGWNHAVVMARSRSIGGPYETHPDGAVLTAAGQQEGAITRAGHGDLVELPDGSPWLAYLCGRPLPGLARCPLGRETAIQPMRWCEDGWLRSLTPGAQPDPHPPLPPLPSCPWPEQPWDGHFAPGPLPDDLQWLRSPDSERLWSLDARPQWLRLFGRESIKSLFEQSLVARRFEHFRFIATTCIDFDPAHFQQNAGLVCYYNSTKFYYLHLTRDGGARELRIMSAIPGMGAHDVLLDAELPAGPIELCAEVDHQWLRFGWRAQGAQAWQWAPQRLDVSVLSDEVSLPGYPNFTGAFVGVACQDLSGAGQHADFAWLRYKARADACDQAGSEAAIRAVESR
- a CDS encoding MFS transporter encodes the protein MVLALFVGAMIINYLARSVMGVAAPVVLAQQGISNAQYGWITGAMQLGVMLQPIAGFVLDRLGLKLGFALFAIGWSVITLGHMLARGWFSFAALRLVLGFAEGSAQPAGQKLVAEWFPARERGLAGGIYNIGASFGAVLAPPLVAWAVYAGSWRLAFAVAGALGLVWSLLWLRWYAPLDRHRGVSAQERATIAEGQEAHLQSDAPPTPIRQLLSRRSLWGIALPRLLADPVWGMLSLWLPLYLARERGFDMAHLALFGWLPFLAADLGCLFGPAVAAWLQRRGVVLIDARRLTFTLGALMMTGIGFVGLVADPYAAVALLCLAGFAHQTLSVTIITMASDLFPRNEVGTVAGFAGLSANLGVLIFSLLLGSLVDRLGYSPFFMLLGCLDLIGAGLLWTLVRKPS
- a CDS encoding TonB-dependent receptor plug domain-containing protein, which produces MSLKTAKHHNILLCSSALRVAALALGLLPAAALAQQPARSGAPDSPQETAKLDREIVVTGTRITASGFKAPTPTTILDASSLNANAQPNVFTTIAQLPSLQGSTGTQVNTFSTSSGQQGLSSFSLRGVGAIRTLTLLDGQRVVGANVTGVPDISLFPQLLIQRVDVVNGGASASYGSDAVGGVVNFITDGHFKGLKGNVQGGITTYGDDAQYQVQLAGGTSFLQDRLHVVGSVEYSNEAGIGGGDFGTALANGRNWFTQTAQINRGVLNDGSPQYVVRDQAQSISFTKYGLITAGPLQGIAFDARGNPFQFQYGSGGVPLRDAAGTVSGCYPGFCLGGDLSGNVDAGRSLQSSIERLNTYGRIGLELDNRNEIYLTVNVGKVNTQNQPVNGMNKPGLTIQCANPFVPAMVQNACTNAGITSFRFGTSNAALGNTQVYTERRQYRFVLGGKGAFTLAGKDWKYDIYGEHGTNYSDIDVRNILLTSRFNQAIDAISLNGAIVCRDPVARANGCQPLNILGGQPSAASLSYVVPQYGPYQRTRQTQDVASISFSGSPVDLWAGPLSIAFGGEFRHEFYRVVADPYGAGFANTPAGGNYPADPVLVAGGNNWHAGNYKNGGGAYSVKEGFFEANLPVINSDAMGHANLNGAVRVTNYSTSGTVTAWKVGGTWDLPIDGLRLRGVTSRDVRAPNLSEMFAAPVTTTLPNFFDPFHNTTTLVIQSVVGNPNLKPEIARNTTFGVALANPSWLPGLNISFDYYKLKLNGVISSISANDMVQYCYQNVLPQTCNSFNLNNPVGGNYINVQPFNLASIKTEGFDIEASYRWRNPLGLPGNFTLRALATHVINYITDTGLPGTIPVDSAGSNLGNTPHWKWLAVQSYDNDKFSLMVQERWFSDGTFANNFVVCSAGTCPASTANNPTIDQNFMAGAFYLDAGGSVNVTKEITAYFKVDNVTNRSPARNYIFNNPALYDQIGRVFRAGVRFKY
- a CDS encoding alpha-glucuronidase, yielding MVLRMPLALAAALSLLSLPCAARAEDGHQLWLRDPPEAAGHAPAIAAPDASARPTLALAIAELRRGLASPLRQGRFRLITPADGPWPARYDRMGAQGFALSSRKLGGRIETSIAANTDLGLLYGVFHYLRLAHRGADMARLDVVSSPRIALRVLDHWDNLDGTVERGYAGASIWDWWRLPDWRDPIYTDYARANASVGINGAVLNNVNAKADSLTAPYIAKAAALADVFRPWGIRVYLSARWSAPIELGGLKTADPLDPAVAAWWRAKADEIYRAIPDFGGFLVKANSEGQPGPADYHRTHAQGANMLAGALRPHGGVVMWRAFVYAHDNPEDRAKQAYNEFKPLDGQFADNVLVQVKNGAIDFQPREPFHPLFGAMPRTNLMMEFQITKEYLGQSTHLTYLGPLFSEALQADTRAKGAGSTVARVVDGSLDGHRLTGIAGVANIGANRDWSGSIFNQADWYAFGRLAWDPDLSPEAIAREWAAQTFSSAPKVVDAVAAIMMPSREATVDYMTPLGLAHQMSVYGHYGPGPWVNTLARPEWNPVYYNRADAQGIGFDRTASGSNASAQYAPAIAARLARPETTDDRDLLWFHHLPWTYRMKDGATLWDDLVRRYDRGVAGVEKMQAQWQALKPAVDAERFDKTRVFLTIQRRDAQLWRDASIAYWQSLNHLPLPAGSAPPAHDLGWYRALTFPYAPGNP